The following are from one region of the Heptranchias perlo isolate sHepPer1 chromosome 11, sHepPer1.hap1, whole genome shotgun sequence genome:
- the dynlt3 gene encoding dynein light chain Tctex-type 3, with protein sequence MEEYQAGEEVAFNADETSNIVKECIDNIIGGIDYNHSKINQWTAAVVEQSLMHLVKMGKPFKYIVTCAVMQKSGAGLHTASSCYWDSSTDGSCTVRWENRTMYCVVSVFAVSIML encoded by the exons ATGGAGGAGTACCAGGCCGGTGAGGAG GTTGCCTTCAATGCAGATGAAACCAGCAATATTGTTAAAGAG TGCATTGACAATATTATCGGAGGGATTGATTATAATCACAGCAAGATCAATCAGTGGACTGCTGCTGTAGTTGAACAATCCTTGATGCATTTGGTTAAAATGGGAAAACCATTTAAATATATTG TGACCTGTGCGGTAATGCAGAAAAGTGGAGCTGGTCTCCACACAGCAAGTTCATGTTACTGGGACAGCAGCACTGATG gAAGCTGTACTGTGAGATGGGAAAACAGGACCATGTATTGTGTCGTCAGTGTGTTTGCCGTCAGCATTATGCTGTGA